Part of the Spinacia oleracea cultivar Varoflay chromosome 5, BTI_SOV_V1, whole genome shotgun sequence genome, CGAAGTACGTAGTCGCTTAAGCTCAAAAGCTCGAAGAGCTTTAGCTTTAAAACAAGCAAGGGCAGAGCTACCGCGAAAGCCGTTGCGCTAACGCGCTATAGTTTTCTTGGTCCTTAAGCTTCGCATAAGCGACTTCATACCAAGAGCTTTATTCATACCTCTAATGGGCAGCTTTCCTTGCTTGCATCTGATCTAAGCCTATCGCCTGCTTCCAACTTTCTATTGTGCCTGCTGTTAActcttgtttccttttttttaggAGAGTGCCTTACTCAGAAGTAATAGACTGATTAAATGAAAGGTAATTCCTATTCACTTAGAAGAATAAGTAAGGAGCTGCAGATGAATCTGACTCTATCAATTCCTTCCTTTAATCTGCCTTGATCCTATATACCAAAGGAAACAGATTCAACCAGAAGTGAGAGTTTCAAAGCTATTAGTTTTCTTCTATTATTACATAATATTGGCTTACTTGCCTGAAAACTTAATAGGAGAAGGTGACTGAGCTGACCGGAACTGTGACTGGCTTGCTATAAGAAATCTTGATCCGCTGAAGCGAATTTGCGACACCTTAGGTAGCACCAACTCAAAGTCCGCTTTCGTTGCCACTGGGCTAGAGAATACCCATAGAATAGCACAATATAAAAAAGCACTACTTCCTTGTAAACACGATTGTGCCCCACACCCATGAGTCACTTCATTTTAGGCGGCATTCCACGCACAACTCGCATTGAAGACTGCCCACACGAGAAAGGAGCGACTCGCCGGGCTCGAACTGGCAGAAAAAGAATCTTTCCTATCTTCCGGCAAGAGGAGTCGCTTTGGTAACGCAGTTCGGAACTCATCCCTACATCTGCGGGTCGGGAGCCTGCCAActcctaaaaacaaagaaaaagattCGCCCGCCCCGCCTTCGaatctttttctttgtttttcccGGTCGAGCTCGTACTGCTCGCGGGCTTCGGGAGGAAATTGAAAAGGTCACGACGGGCCCTCTCCATGGTGAGAAGAGGCTCTATCTTAGAACGAAGATCGGCCTTCTGCCGATTTCTTAGTCTTGAGCCGTATTCATTTCCTTATCTCTTTCCATCGACCACTTGTTGGGCTTGTCGAGCATTTTACAAACTCGCACCATACATTAAAAATGGGATTTGTCCCGTGGACACACGAGCAATCCAAGTTGTGTACCGTCCGGTTTGCAACCTCTACTACATCCGCCTTTACGAGATTGACTCTATTTTTTACGTTTCGGATATAGCAcgtcctttttcttttttactatAAGAAATCCACACTTTGACACCTACGATTCCGTAACGAGTAGATACTTCCGCAGAAGCATAATCAATTTTCTGGTGTAATACATTACAGGATGTTTTTCCATACTTTCCGCATTCAGTTCTAGCAATTTCTGCACCTTCTAATCGACCTGAACAACATATACGGATCCCCTCTACCCCCTTTTTCATTACTAATGGAATCTTTTTCACTattttactaaaaatagaaCGAAATgatcctcttttctttttcggTTGAAAAGATATGTCTTGAGCAATCGAAGAAGCACTTTGATAAACAGATTTGATCTTGACCGATTCAATTAAGGTATTAGTGTTTGTTCTATTAGACAACAAAGATCGCATTTTTTTCACTTCGTTCAAATAAGAGTTATACCCGTAAGGAATTCTTCTGTTTTTCAGTATGATCTCTATCATCATCTCTATTCCCTTTATCAATTCTCTTATCCCACCTAGATCTATGAATTTTTCTATCAATTTGATTACCTTATCCTTACCCAAGAGGTTCCAACATTTTCTCCTTAATTGACCTAGGAGTTGTTCCCGGGCATCTTTAAAAAAGAGGGCTTTATAAACTCTAACTCCATCCCTTGGAAAGAAAAAGGTAGCACCGAAGAAAGGAAAGAGCGAGATGGCGGTTTTTCTTCTTCCCGCGAAGCGAAGATCATTCGCTTGGCGAATGAAGTGGGTCAACCTCTTTTTGGCTTCGGCCAAACACTTTTTATCGCTGGTCGagctttccaaaaaaaaagcgATGCGAGAACGTATTCTCTTATCTAAGCGTCTTCCCTGCGTATTAGCTCTCTTCATCGTGGATGGCTCAACCACGCCCGGTGCCACGAAATGATTGAGAACTAGGACGGGATCGAAATGAATTTTGTTCTTTGTATGCAATAAGTATTGCATGACCGAATAATTCAAGGAAGGGCGCGCTGAAGGGAGGGTCCTTTTAAGTAGATGTCTTGTCGGGCCGTCGTAGCGGGACTTCTTGGGGAAAAAGAACTTGAATAACTTCGTTTTTTTGAAGGAATCATCATTTTCTATCAGAAAGGCTATGTCATTTACAACCTCGGCGTATTTCGGATGCTTGAAGGCCCCGCTGACCCGAAGTGATTTAGAAAGATTCTTCTTTATCGATGGTGATCGGTCATGGTATCCATAGCGTTGCTTCTTTTTTGGCCAAACCCTGATTTCGTTTTGCTTTTTCTGGTCGTCGAGCCTGATCGACCCGACTCTTTTCCCGGCCCTTCGGCCTCTCACTTCGTTTCGTTCTTCTTTTCTACCCTCGCTTGAATAAAGACACTCGATTGGCCCGACTTTCCCCAATTCCCACCACCGGCCCTTCTTCTTTCCGGGTCTGGATTTTGTGCGTCGTTTCCGTCGTTGTGGTCGACGAGGAAGAAAGAAATTAATGAATGTTCTTTTTTGAAAATGTATAATAATACACCTACCGAGGCGAAAGCCAAAGGTAAGTCTCGTAGGTGGACGTATCGAACCAAAATAAGATCTCAGATTGATATCTTGATATACTAATTTACCATAATAATAATCACTAAACCAACTTGAATCCGAACTACGATTCAGATCAAGTCTTACCGAAATCGGATTTCCTTTTCGTGCCATATATGCTTAGACTTGACTTTTCCCCTTTTTCTTCCCGGTTCAATATTTTTTTCGAAGGTCTTCCATAAGCATAGCTTTAGCGTGTAAACAAAAGCATAGCTTTAGCGAGTCAACTCCCTTAAAACGCTTTTGGTTGAATGTTCACACTTTATGCACCGTCTGCACGTCCTACATTCACTCCCGGGAATTGAAACGGGAAAAGAGGAATTGGAACCCCCGGTCTGCTGTAGTCAGCCTTAACGGTTTGCTTGACTGGCGAGTCTGCCGTCTCCGCGTCTTTCCCTTTTTTTGAGGGCTGCTCCTCAATCGAGTGCCGATCTTCGCTTGGGCCGTCTCGCGAAGATCTTCGATCCGAACCTTCGCATCTACTATTTTTTAGAGGATGAACCATGCCTTCGCTATTGCAAGAATATAGCGATCGAAGAGCTATCGCTCAGCTGCTTCGCGTATTACGAAATATTCCCCGAAGGGGGATGCTGAAAGAGCGTAGGTAAGTGGTAAGCGTAGGAGGCATGCCCGAAGGACAGCGGCAGCAGTTCCAGGAGCTTCCGTTAGATTGAGATCTGCAGGTATGAAGTCGCTAAAGCGAAGCTTTTGGGTGGCGGGGACTTCGCTTGTTTCGGGTGAAGAGGGTAGTAGGCTTAGTAGGGCTCGAACCTACAATATAACCGTTATGAGCGGTACGTTTCAACCAATTAAACTATAAGCCCTTATGGATCTTTACATGCAATTATCTCACTTCGGGAAGAGCGGACGGAAAGAGAAGGCCTTTGCTCTATCTGCTTCTTCCGCTTCCCAGGAATGAACAATTGgaaaatctattttttttttcaattgtttATAATATATAAATCAATCTTAAACCAAAAAATGAACTAAATAAAGTAAGCGACTCAAACTGCCGGTACGCTTTCCGGCTCGCAACGACTTCAAACGGGCGGGGGCTCTCTTGCTTTGGACAAGATGGCATGGGTCTACGATAGGAAAGTTCCCTTAAGAAAGAGATGAGACTGCTGACCCGGGATGTGGCTAAGAATTTCACTCATTTATTCTGAGTTACGTGGGAAAGAAAGTTATGTGAAGGAACGTAGTCGCTTAAGCGATCGGAGCGAAGTTTTTGGAAAGGGCGTAGCAACAGAGAAAGAAAGAAGCTTGTTTTATTTACGGAGCTAACGAACATAATCTTATTAATATATGATGTCATTTCTTATTGGAATGGAATTCAATCTTGAAAAGGGCGCTAAGATTGACTTGGTTGTAAGAGAAGAGAGAGGATGGGAGTTGCTGATTCTATTCTAAGGCATTTCTGTGTGGGACGATGCCGCAAGCAGAGCCGGAAACGCGGTAAGACTTTCTAGAGATAGCCTTCCAGACTCAATCTTTTGACAGGATCTTCTTTAGCTGAACCTGAGTTCGATTAAAGCTGGTCCGCGCCTAAGAAAAATTGTTTGACCTCTCCCCAAAAGCTTCGCTTTAGCGACTACGTACGTTGTTCGAGTTCGTAACCTCTCCTTCAAGGTATTCAATCGCTTGCTTTAAAAGGTATGAGATTGCTCGCAGAGGACTAAGGTCGACAGATAGGGATAGGCCAGCAAATGCAATGAGAaagtcttcttcttttcttgcgGATGAATTTCTCGAATACATCTTGATTTTATGTAAGTGAACGGCTACAAGACCATAGAGTAGGCAGAGGATGGAAAGCAAGCGGGAATTCAATTTCTTCCTGTGAGCGATGGAATCGATTACTAAGCTTTGGAGCGAACACAAGAGCAATAAAGGTTTCGGTTTGTGAAGTCTGAGCATTGTAATTCCTGGAGTTGTTGTTACTCCTATACCTGTTTGAGGCGTTAGAGGACTTGTCTTGGAATACGCCTGATTGGATTCCATCCTCAATTCTCTACCCGATC contains:
- the LOC130460765 gene encoding ribosomal protein S3, mitochondrial-like, whose protein sequence is MARKGNPISVRLDLNRSSDSSWFSDYYYGKLVYQDINLRSYFGSIRPPTRLTFGFRLGRCIIIHFQKRTFINFFLPRRPQRRKRRTKSRPGKKKGRWWELGKVGPIECLYSSEGRKEERNEVRGRRAGKRVGSIRLDDQKKQNEIRVWPKKKQRYGYHDRSPSIKKNLSKSLRVSGAFKHPKYAEVVNDIAFLIENDDSFKKTKLFKFFFPKKSRYDGPTRHLLKRTLPSARPSLNYSVMQYLLHTKNKIHFDPVLVLNHFVAPGVVEPSTMKRANTQGRRLDKRIRSRIAFFLESSTSDKKCLAEAKKRLTHFIRQANDLRFAGRRKTAISLFPFFGATFFFPRDGVRVYKALFFKDAREQLLGQLRRKCWNLLGKDKVIKLIEKFIDLGGIRELIKGIEMMIEIILKNRRIPYGYNSYLNEVKKMRSLLSNRTNTNTLIESVKIKSVYQSASSIAQDISFQPKKKRGSFRSIFSKIVKKIPLVMKKGVEGIRICCSGRLEGAEIARTECGKYGKTSCNVLHQKIDYASAEVSTRYGIVGVKVWISYSKKEKGRAISET